From the genome of Carassius gibelio isolate Cgi1373 ecotype wild population from Czech Republic chromosome A18, carGib1.2-hapl.c, whole genome shotgun sequence:
acaaatgagacccagcattcatgatatgcacgctcttaaggctgtgcaattgggcaattagttgaattagttgaaaggggtgtgttaaaaaaatagcagtgtggcattcaatcactgaggtcatcaattttgtgaagaaacaggtgtgaatcaggtggcccctatttaaggatgaagccaacacttgttgaacatgcatttgaaagctgaggaaaatgggtcgttcaagacattgttcagaagaacagcgtactttgattaaaaagttgattagagaggggaaaacctataaagaggtgcaaaaaatgataggctgttcagctaaaatgatctccaatgccttaaaatggagagcacagaaaacggaagacaaccatcaaaatggatagaagaataaccagaatgacaaaggctcagccaatgatcacctccaggatgatcaaagacagtctggagttacctgtaagtactgtgacagttagaagacgtctgtgtgaagctaatctattttcaagaatcccccgcaaagtccctctgttaaaaaaaaggcatgtgcagaagaggttacaatttgccaaagaacacatcaactggcctaaagagaaatggaggaacattttgaggactgatgagagtaaaattgttctttttgggtccaagggccacaggcagtttgtgagacgacccccaaactctgaattcaagccacagtacacagtgaagacagtgaagcatggaggtgcaagcatcatgatatgggcatgtttctcctactatggtgttgggcctatttatcacataccagggatcatggatcagtttgcatatgttaaaatacttgaagaggtcatgttgccctatgctgaagaggacatgcccttgaaatggttgtttcaacaagacaatgacccaaaacacactagtaaacgggcaaagtcttggttccaaaccaacaaaattaatgttatggagtggccagcccaatctccagaccttaatccaattgagaacttgtggggtgatatcaaaaatgctgtttctgaagcaaaaccaagaaatgtgaatgaattgtggaatgttgttaaagaatcatggagtggaataacagctgagaggtgccacaagttggttgactccatgccacacagatgtcaagcagttttaaaaaactgtggtcatacaactaaatattagtttagtgattcacaggattgctaaatcccagaaaaaaaaatgtttgtacaaaatagttttgagtttgtacagtcaaaggtagacactgctatttttttgaacacacccctttcaactaattgcccaattgcacagccttaagagcgtgcatatcatgaatgctgggtctcgtttgttttctgacaatctactgaacctactggtaacttgtttgccacgtagcaataaaaaatatactaaaaaccttgattattctggttagtcacattgtactgctattattttgaacaatactgtacatttcttttactgtctatgctttgAGCTCCTTCATGTTATTCTTTATCGACTATTTTTATcttaatctattttatacaccatttTCGTTcctataacgtgtgaatatatcctctatcatattctacaacaaaaacaatcagagcaccACAAACTCATTGAACATAACCAAAACAATTCAAAGTTTTAATTTggcacagtggctagattaacaaataactattttgtaaaacacagcattttaaatcataattaaaaatGGCAGACATCTAAAAATTGGACATCATTCGACTCGGTATGATGCACCccatctaaagagaccagttttgtgatttttggtcGAACCATTCAGAAGTTGTcagcaaaaatatgcatttttaatatctcctgaacactaggtggcgctgtgccgGAACActggtagtctcaggtcatgcttgaaCAACCACCAAGCTTTTCAACAAATttgttcacgtgtcattcgagaattCGAGCATGTTTTTCAAACAATTGAAAatagcacacaaaaaaaaaaaaaaacttgcgaaGGATTCAGAGGAAAGATTTTAATTTTCTGGCttatggttcaaaagttattagcataaacaTGAGTGCAACTTTGAACAaatggtggcgctagagagtttgagttagagactccaaATTGGCTgtggttaatgttgggactgtcctctatcagtgtgccaagtTTAAAAACTTTCCTGTGGTTCTATGGGTTACCATTGACTTTCTGTGGATGAAGAAGAAGGCCAGTGATTACTATAGGTGTCTACACAGCTTCGTTGCTTGGCCTCTAAATACTGACAAAACCTTTAATGTAATGTCAAATTTTAATTTCAAGTAGTTACATACAATCAATATATTAAAGGAATATGCATTTCTTACCCTttcctcaaaataaaataaaatcagaccTACTTTTTTCTATTATGTCTCCAAGAGTGACAAAAATATTCCCATTGCTCAGTTATgaccaaataaaattaattaaatgtgaaaaactGAAACATTAAGAAAAGCCACGCAGTTGAATATTCCATAGAGTGAAACTTAAACAGATTGCACTGATGCATTTCTTAAAATTCTTTATTCATAAACTTGATGCAAGTTTACAAATTGAACTGTACATGGTCAAAATTACACTaacaatggaaaaaataaaacgcAAATAAAACTGAAGCATGCTAACAGCGCATAACGCATTGAAGCCTCCCGCCCTCTCCattcccaacacacacacacacattcctctccatccgaacacacacacacttctctccgtccgaacacacacacacactcactcactcagaacCAGAGGAACAGCTGTGGACTCAAACTAGGGCTTGATGTGAGAGCGGCGTTCTTCAGCTCACTCTGGTCTGTGTGAATTTCAAGAGAACAGAAGAACCATCCCAGTGCTGTGGACAGGAATCTAGAGAGAAAGATGCATCTGACAGAGTCCCACAGCGGTGTGAACTGCTTCTGAATGATATTAACACTAAAGCAGGGTGTTTTCTGGTGGTCATCAGATCGACCGATGTCTGAGATGATGTCTGTTTGAACAGAAATACTGGAGACAACTAACTTCTGCTCCTTCACTTCCTCAGTCCTGCTTCGTAAGGCATTATTGGTCACTCCCAGCTTCCCAAGAGACTGCAGGGGCTTCAAATAACACACTAAATACAGTTCCAGACTGGAGGGAGAAGGACTGAGAGACATGCTTCACAATGACACGAACACACTCGAACCCATTCTCACACTCGCAGACAGAGAGACGCTCCTGCTCTTCTTTTAAACATTCATTCAACCAAATGCATCTGCACTTGATCGTGGAGTTCATTTTCAACACAATGAAGTCTGAGTTGCCATggtaaaaacagttttttttagtatgcaaataaaaataaaataagagggAGGAACGCTGCAGAGATGGGGCTCTTCCAGAGATATTGGCGTCAGGAGCGCGTCGCATCGCTGGGATCATGGCATCTTTTGAGGAGATGAAGGAACGTCAGGTGGATAAACGGAGTCAAATCAAGCCTCGAGTAAAGAAACGTGTCAGAAAGAGTGGCTCTGATTAAAACGAGGGACGCGAGGAGAGATGTCCGTCTGAAGATGCTCGGTCCATGTGTGGATGCTGTGCTCTAGCCGTCCTCTTTGGGCGGTGTGTACCAgcctgtgaaacacacacacacacacacatttatacagcAAGCACTCGCTCTACAGAGAGACCGACAGAACCAATCAATGTCAAAGTAGAGTCACAGACAGCACGAGCTAAATCTGCCATGAGCTCAGATCCTGAAATAAATCCTGTTTCCTGAGGAGCCCCAGACAGCAGAACTCAGATCACaagaaataaagatatatatatacatatcatatCAAAATCTGTATTAACCACACTGAAATTAATGGAACTCAATTAAATTCCTTTGAATGAAGTCGACGACTGCCCAAAAGTTCATGAAACCTTCACGCTGTCACTTCCAGATGAAGAAAGTGAGGAGTTTTTCACGCTCATCAACAAAACTCCAAACGTTTTAGTTAAGGGTTAGACACTAATATAACTTCCTAGATCATTTAAagaaagagtgtttttgacaccTAATGGTGTTCAGACATATCTGGGTTAATGATGTCAAATGTATCATGAACTAAAGGCTGGTCATCAATCAGAGGAAATCAAACAGCACAACGCAGATCATTTCATGCTCTTTAAAACTCACACAAATACATCTTCTGTTGGTTAAATCAGACGATCTCAGGCAAACCTTTAgttttaatgatatttaaatggaaaaatctAAACATGATGCATTTTTCATTTCCAGATATGATTATTAATTTCATGCGTCAACTGTGAAGTTCTTACCGTTCTTTTCGTGGATCTGCACCAGTGATTTATAGGACTGCTGCGCTCTGGCCAGACTGTACTGATTCTGAGGACAGGACAAGCGTGTCATTACACACATATAATCATGTGCTTCCGGACAAACACGAGCACAGCGCTCACCTTATTGGCTCCGAACTGCACTCGTGCCTTTCCTTTGACTAAAGTGGCGTTGATCTGCATGATGACAGACTCGATGGAGTAGGCACTGCTCCAGccctgagaacacacacacacacacacacacacacacacacacatcttaaaTCCTGGCCTCACATCAGAAGTGGATAAATGCACTGTGGACGCAGTCTCGGACCCAAACACACCTGTTTAGTGAGCAGCTCCATACACAGAGCTCCTCCGCTGAGAACATACCTGAAACAACACAACAACGCTTAATACGCTTCAGTCCAGCGCTGCTTAATAATACAGACACCGCACGAGTAACAGATCTGAGCAATATCAATGTGTCTGCATGCACatttataaagtataaaaaaaatatgggaacactttctatgaagcccacattcaaaacacattataagagtattcttaaggcattataatgaatgcataatacattataaaacaaaaatccaCTTAATTTAATGAGAGCATGAGAACATATTAAAAGGttttttacaatgcattataaacaCGAGTTTCATCGAAGGTGTGATCAACACAATCCTAACGGTCTTCAGAAGTGATCTTACCCTCCAGACAGGACCGGAGAAACCACTCGCACAAACGGAGGATCGAAGGGGAAGTTATCCTGCACACAGAccagagagatatatatataatctttaaaCTAAAACCAAGGTTTAGACTGAACTGTGTGCATGTTTTCAGAGCCAGCGGACTGGACTCACTTTGTATGAGAAGCTGAGGAGGATGTAGTCCATGCCTTCCTTCTCCTTCAGCACTTGCAGATCACTGTGTAAAGGACTGTCAGGATCCACactgagtgcacacacacacacacacacacacagcttcagcACAGGACAATCAGGAACACATTTCACAAATCTGAGCTACAATATTCAAAACATCTATAATTCAATATTGTTTCTACATCAAGATATGCACGAGCAAACTGAAGTAAAATCCTTTTCAGCTGGTTCTTCCCTTAAGCTATCTTCTAACGTCTGATGACAGCAGGATGCAGAAGACGGTTTCTGTTCACACTTACGTCCTGATCTTGACGTGCCACTCGTACAGACTGTCGTTGAGCAGCTCCACAGAGTAGATTCCTGCAAGAGAGACCGGATCAGATCACAGAGTCCAGCGCCGTCTGTAGCTCACCGTCACGTGATCTTACCGTTCTTATAGCTCTGAGAGCGGTAGATCTCCCGGAGCTCCTTCATCAGACGATCGGACGCCTGAACAGATCCAGACACAGCACCCTACAGGACCCGACAGAACACACCCCGTCAGACACCAGACTCATAACATGAGCTTCGTGACCTCTTCAAATAGTGATTATTAATAAAACACCTTCAGGGGAATGTGAAGCATTGATTATGAATTATATCTCCATATGCTTTTTAATGCATGCTAGCTTCTAGggtaaaatctaaattaaagtgCCCCTGGTAAATCATTTCTAGTATTTCCTCTCACACAGTGTGTAATGCACAGAAGGTAACGACTCTGAAGAGCCGTTATTAGTTAGTGTATTTTGAGAAAGCgaaagtgttttttgactttGCATGCATGTGAACTTGTTGTAGGAGACTCCAAAATAACATTAGGACACTTAAAAATGGCACAATAAAGGGGCACTTGAACTAAAACCCCAGAACCATTCACATCCCGTTCAATAATAACTCTCAGACTGATTCTGGATTGACTTCACTGAAAACCTTTCCAAGAATCTCCTTGAGAAACACAGTGATGAACCAGAGACGTTTCTGCAGCGTTTTACATTTCAGATTCATAACTGTGTGTTTCTTATTCACGTCTGCAACACGGTTTAAAAACCCGAATGTTCATAAATCTCTCGTTAATTACCAAAATACTGGATTGATCTGAGCGCAGTTTTGagtgaaaaagcattatttgttgaTATTTTAGCAGTTGACTCAAAAACTGCTGCGATCAATCAGCTCCATGAAGAAACTAAACCTGTGCTAACTGAAGGAACACAAGCgataaaaaaaagattcaatacaatattatataacattatcaaACTCACAGGCTGGTCATTTTTGATTGTATTATGTTGAGGATGTTCAGCACAGAAAAGGGTTAAACAGTGTGACAGACTGAATCTCATCTGACTGAGAGAAGCGCCTGTATCTGACCCCATCTGACCCAAACAGAAGGAAAGGCTCTTACCGAGTGAGCACTTACGTTCAAGTGGTCCTGCCGCTGGTTCTTGCGGATCTTCTCCAGGACGGCCAGGTTCTCCTTCTCAATCCCATCATCCTCAGACTTCTTCCCATCCACCGGCTCCACCTTCATCTCGTAGTGCTCCAGATCGATGtcctgctgacacacacacacacacacacacacacacacacacacacacacacacacaggtaaagAGAGACGCTCAGCAGCTCACAGGAGACATGAATGAGGTGAGGGAAACAGACATGCACCTCTCccatctcctcttcctcctcctcctctgaaGTCACCTCGTCAGTCGTCCCATGCTACGAGAGAAACATCCAtgttaaaccacacacacacacacacacacacacacacacacacacacacacacacacacacacacaggacaccCTAACATATTAACCATCTTCAGAAATAATCTTTCTTTTTCTGCTCAAAACCTCATATCCTGATCCCGCACCACATCATTTGATGTTAAATATTCACTTTATCTGTAAATTCTGCAATTATTTGAGTGACTCCTCCCACTTGAGAGGCCCCTCCCCTAACAGATGTAATCTTACTCCAAACCTGAGTGAATCTTAACCGTGAAATCAGTATGATCAAAGAAAATTGGGTTTAGAATACAACAAATctcttaaattacacttttaagtgtaataattttttttttacctcataaCATTTTTGTATAAAAGTAGCAAAAATCTATATTTACATCGTAACAGGTCAATATAACCCTtctgattaaattattattactgtgttTCGGGAGTGACAAATTTAGGGAGGAAAATTATTCCTAAATGTTCTGAGAATTCAATATGAGAATTAATGTGTACCTAgaatattatatcattatattacaTAATTTGCATGCATAATTAAAGATGTTTCCACCTCTGACTTTGCACCCATTCTGTGGAATAGCCCTCAAAggcttttttaatgcaattttgacCTGATGCAACAGTCAGCTACGACTTGTTTCCCAGAAATACAGTCCTTGTAATTACATGCATGTGAAACTAAGTTCTATAAGCATGTTTGGTTCCTGTCTGGACGAGTACCTTCCTGTCCTGGTGAAGGGGTCCTGCAGGAAGAGGCTGGTCCAGCATCTCCACATCCGGGTGCTGAGGAAGATTATAGAGGCGACACAGATCACAGATCAGCCTCTTCAGCTGCTGCAGgagctgcaacacacacacacacacacacacacgtcagaaaCACTCACCTGGGCCAGGAACCACAGGAATCTCAGTTTTTTCGACACTGACTGACTTGCTATGGACAGTCAAGAGATGCATGTCAAGAtttggggccctattttaacgatctgaaacgcaagtgtcaaagcgcgaagcgcaagtaagtttgtgggcgggtctcggcgctgttgctattttcccggcgggataaatggctcttgcgcccggcgcaaatctaaaatgggttggtctgaagtagcttcattattcataggtgtggtttgggcgtaacgtgaaataaaccaatcagagcgtcatccaacattccctttaaaagcaggtgcgcaaattccattatggattgctattattatggcgtatttaccaggcgcacgccaggagcggttcacagccgaggagactgatgttcttgtaagagcagtgaaagacagagaagttgtgttgtatggggatgggagaaacccacccaaaatagcgtcggttaaacaggcgtgggaggaaatagccacaattgtttcatcgattttttttttcctggttcttgacggacaaaccaatttgtcagatgtccttaaaTACATactatatgacctcaaacaggtctgatccttaattactacaattagcctgaataatttgtaagctagatttatgcctattttttcacatcttcgtggcacaccacaatgatttccgtcatctcatgtgttaatatttttttttaagtgtaacaatttatgatttgcaaaaataactgttgcatctgtgtagattacatgagcaaagtgtatgcgcgttgtgcacgctatacattatggtcaagcatgcgcccttaaaatagcataatgaacaacgcgcaacgggccactgactttagactagtttttttctggtcagtggcgcaattgtttaatggtacagcaaaatagcaccagggattgtttgcgccggaacacgcctccttttttgcgctgaaccgcccagggagcgcaagttcattcactagtttagcgacgtgcttctgtggagggaaaagcgcgctttgcgcaggtgcaaaataggaatgacacatgcgtcggtgtacaaagtcaattgcgctgggtgcaagatagggcccttggACACATTTGTCAGGTTAGAATAACAGGAGTCTGTGCACATGATCCACTTCCTGTTGAAGTCGTCAGTGCAGGGGAGGAGAGTCTTGCTCAGAACACAACAGGAGCAGATCAAATCTCACTCGCACGTAATGAACATCTGAGAGAGAAGGAAGTAAGGCCTTGAGAGCGGTCTCAACTTAAACAATATATACGTTTGGGGTCACCtagatttttttgtaatacaACATGAACACAATACCTAACAATTACTTTACCCTCAGTAGTGCACACTCACATGACACCGGGCATCAGTCAGAGTTCCCTCAGTAGTGCACACTCACATGACACCAGGCATCAGTCTGAGTTCCCTCAGTAGTGCACACTCACATGACACCGGGCATCAGTCTGAGTTCCCTCAGTAGTGCACACTCACATGACACCGGGCATCAGTCTGAGTTCCCTCAGTAGTGCACACTCACATGACACCAGGCATCAGTCTGAGTTCCCTCAGTAGTGCACACTCACATGACACCGGGCATCAGTCTGAGTTCCCTCAGTAGTGCACACTCACATGACACCGGGCATCAGTCTGAGTTCCCTCAGTAGTGCACACTCACATGACACCAGGCATCAGTCTGAGTTCCCTCAGTAGTGCACACTCACATGACACCAGGCATCAGTCTGAGTTCCCTCAGTAGTGCACACTCACATGACACCGGGCATCAGTCTGAGTTCCCTCAGTAGTGCACACTCACATGACACCAGGCATCAGTCTGAGTTCCCTCAGTAGTGCACACTCACATGACACCAGGCATCAGTCTGAGTTCCCTCAGTAGTGCACACTCACATGACACCGGGCATCAGTCTGAGTTCCCTCAGTAGTGCACACTCACATGACACCGGGCATCAGTCTGAGTTCCCTCAGTAGTGCACACTCACATGACACCAGGCATCAGTCTGAGTTCCCTCAGTAGTGCACACTCACATGACACCAGGCATCAGTCTGAGTTCCCTCAGTAGTGCACACTCACATGACACCAGGCATCAGTCTGAGTTCCCTCAGTAGTGCACACTCACATGACACCAGTTATCAGTCTGAGTTCCCTCGGTAGTGCACACTCACATGACACCAGGCATCAGTCAGAGTTCCCTCGGTAGTGCACACTCACATGACACCAGGCATCAGTCAGAGTTCCCTCGGTAGTGCACACTCACATGACACCAGGCATCAGTCAGACTTCTCTCAGTAGTGCACACTCACATGACACCAGGCATCAGTCCGAGTTCCCTCGGTAGTGCACACTCACATGACACCAGTTATCAGTCCGAGTTCCCTCAGTAGTGCACACTCACATGACACCAGGCATCAGCCCGAGTTCCCTCAGTAGTGCACACTCACATGACACCAGGCATCAGCCCGAGTTCCCTCAGTAGTGCACACTCACATGACACCAGGCATCAGTCTGAGTTCCCTCAGTAGTGCACACTCACATGACACCAGGCATCAGTCTGAGTTCCCTCAGTAGTGCACACTCACATGACACCAGGCATCAGTCCGAGTTCCCTCAGTAGTGCACACTCACATGACACCAGTTATCAGTCCGAGTTCCCTCAGTAGTGCACACTCACATGACACCAGGCATCAGTCCGAGTTCCCTCAGTAGTGCACACTCACATGACACCAGGCATCAGTCCGAGTTCCCTCAGTAGTGCACACTCACATGACACCAGGCATCAGTCAGACTTCTCTCAGTAGTGCACACTCACATGACACCAGGCATCAGTCCGAGTTCCCTCGGTAGTGCACACTCACATGACACCAGTTATCAGTCCGAGTTCCCTCAGTAGTGCACACTCACATGACACCAGGC
Proteins encoded in this window:
- the ube2q1 gene encoding ubiquitin-conjugating enzyme E2 Q1 isoform X2 produces the protein MSVSGLKAELKFLESIFDPNHERFRILDWTPDELSCQFNIGDQLLIIHCNLTESYPATPPIWCVESDDPSLTRVLERLEDVRKSSTLLLQQLKRLICDLCRLYNLPQHPDVEMLDQPLPAGPLHQDRKHGTTDEVTSEEEEEEEMGEDIDLEHYEMKVEPVDGKKSEDDGIEKENLAVLEKIRKNQRQDHLNVSAHSGAVSGSVQASDRLMKELREIYRSQSYKNGIYSVELLNDSLYEWHVKIRTVDPDSPLHSDLQVLKEKEGMDYILLSFSYKDNFPFDPPFVRVVSPVLSGGYVLSGGALCMELLTKQGWSSAYSIESVIMQINATLVKGKARVQFGANKNQYSLARAQQSYKSLVQIHEKNGWYTPPKEDG
- the ube2q1 gene encoding ubiquitin-conjugating enzyme E2 Q1 isoform X3 yields the protein MSVSGLKAELKFLESIFDPNHERFRILDWTPDELSCQFNIGDQLLIIHCNLTESYPATPPIWCVESDDPSLTRVLERLEDVRKSSTLLLQQLKRLICDLCRLYNLPQHPDVEMLDQPLPAGPLHQDRKHGTTDEVTSEEEEEEEMGEQDIDLEHYEMKVEPVDGKKSEDDGIEKENLAVLEKIRKNQRQDHLNGAVSGSVQASDRLMKELREIYRSQSYKNGIYSVELLNDSLYEWHVKIRTVDPDSPLHSDLQVLKEKEGMDYILLSFSYKDNFPFDPPFVRVVSPVLSGGYVLSGGALCMELLTKQGWSSAYSIESVIMQINATLVKGKARVQFGANKNQYSLARAQQSYKSLVQIHEKNGWYTPPKEDG
- the ube2q1 gene encoding ubiquitin-conjugating enzyme E2 Q1 isoform X1; its protein translation is MSVSGLKAELKFLESIFDPNHERFRILDWTPDELSCQFNIGDQLLIIHCNLTESYPATPPIWCVESDDPSLTRVLERLEDVRKSSTLLLQQLKRLICDLCRLYNLPQHPDVEMLDQPLPAGPLHQDRKHGTTDEVTSEEEEEEEMGEQDIDLEHYEMKVEPVDGKKSEDDGIEKENLAVLEKIRKNQRQDHLNVSAHSGAVSGSVQASDRLMKELREIYRSQSYKNGIYSVELLNDSLYEWHVKIRTVDPDSPLHSDLQVLKEKEGMDYILLSFSYKDNFPFDPPFVRVVSPVLSGGYVLSGGALCMELLTKQGWSSAYSIESVIMQINATLVKGKARVQFGANKNQYSLARAQQSYKSLVQIHEKNGWYTPPKEDG
- the ube2q1 gene encoding ubiquitin-conjugating enzyme E2 Q1 isoform X4 encodes the protein MSVSGLKAELKFLESIFDPNHERFRILDWTPDELSCQFNIGDQLLIIHCNLTESYPATPPIWCVESDDPSLTRVLERLEDVRKSSTLLLQQLKRLICDLCRLYNLPQHPDVEMLDQPLPAGPLHQDRKHGTTDEVTSEEEEEEEMGEDIDLEHYEMKVEPVDGKKSEDDGIEKENLAVLEKIRKNQRQDHLNGAVSGSVQASDRLMKELREIYRSQSYKNGIYSVELLNDSLYEWHVKIRTVDPDSPLHSDLQVLKEKEGMDYILLSFSYKDNFPFDPPFVRVVSPVLSGGYVLSGGALCMELLTKQGWSSAYSIESVIMQINATLVKGKARVQFGANKNQYSLARAQQSYKSLVQIHEKNGWYTPPKEDG